One genomic window of Aptenodytes patagonicus chromosome 3, bAptPat1.pri.cur, whole genome shotgun sequence includes the following:
- the BICRAL gene encoding BRD4-interacting chromatin-remodeling complex-associated protein-like codes for MDDDDDESCLLDLIGDPQALNYFLHGPSSKSSNEDLTNAEYSVANSNSIFANSNNTDPKSSVKGVSSQLGEGPSDGLQLSSSLQFLEDELVSSPLPDLTEDQPFDILQKSLQEANITEQTLAEEAYLDASVGSSQQFAQAQLHPSSSASFTQASNVSNYSGQTLQPIGVTQVVQQPVGASFASNTVGVQHGFMQHVGISVPSQHLSNSSQISGSGQIQLIGSFSNQPSMMTINNLDGSQIILKGNGQQTPANMSSGLLVHRQTPNGNSLFGNSNSSPVAQPVTVPFNSTNFQTSLPVHNIIIQRGLAPNSNKVPINIQPKPIQMGQQTAYNVNNLGIQQHHVQQGIPFASANSPQSSVVGPHMSVNIVNQQNTRKSVTPQTVSNAGGSIVIHSPMGQPHAPQNQFLIPTSLSVNSNSVHHVQAINGQLLQTQPSQLVPSQVSAEHVMLNRNSTNMLRANQSYSGQMLNNQNTAVQLVSGQTFTAPGNQVIVNHGTSQIVGGQVPLQQASPTVLHLSPSQANVSQGRSGFTTMSPGQSTVSNMSASNRFAVASSSGSVHPSLGPSVQSVAPGGNFTGDQLTQNRTQVPVSASHRLPASSSKSISTFSHTSVGVTQQQFAFGQKKAMTQTSPVSASKTQDNLRQPQLTSLLSNTLSGQDSGGKIIQQSLGTVQPQEKVIGSSSVQQSIQVDGHLVGQKRPAAKQLTKGAFILQQLQKDQVHAVTPDKSRFRSLNDAVQRLLSYHVCQGSLPTEEDLRKVDSEFESVATQLLKRTQAMLNKYRCLLIEDAMRINPSAEMVMIDRMFNQEERASLTRDKRLALVDPDGYQADFCCSAKQFDKTAEEAQSGKSDHQSSKTLPSRSQTTKTQARDRPKSSSAESTNHSKLPLVPNNILTPQEGVASTKKSESLAKALKFEKANCSSESQYVALSEEKMAGKDLAKSTENSSSSEDLSKTVSRGGHGTHNKISRNTVQSFSKVTCNNSLQDKTLRSSPKNEVLHPDNRKGSGEPQQDLLLSKSLETTFKNILELKKAGREPQNEATSSGSVELEFPNFSPIASQENCLEKFIPDHSEGVVETDSILEAAVNSILEC; via the exons ATggatgatgacgatgatgaatCCTGTCTCCTTGATCTTATTGG GGACCCACAGGCGCTGAATTATTTTCTACATGGACCTAGTAGTAAATCT AGCAATGAAGACTTAACTAATGCAGAATATTCTGTAGCCAACTCAAATTCAATTTTCGCCAACTCCAAT aacaCTGATCCTAAGTCGTCTGTAAAAGGTGTAAGCAGTCAGCTTGGAGAGGGGCCTAGTGATGGACTGCAGCTGTCCAGTAGCCTTCAGTTTCTTGAAGATGAACTTGTATCTTCTCCTTTACCTGATCTTACTGAGGATCAGCCTTTTGATATTCTTCAGAAGTCCTTGCAGGAGGCCAATATTACTGAACAGACTTTGGCAGAAGAGGCATATTTGGATGCCAGTGTAGGTTCTAGCCAACAGTTTGCACAAGCTCAGCTTCATCCTTCTTCATCAGCATCCTTTACTCAGGCTTCTAATGTTTCTAATTACTCAGGTCAGACGTTGCAACCTATAGGAGTTACTCAAGTGGTACAGCAACCTGTTGGAGCATCTTTTGCAAGCAATACAGTCGGTGTGCAACATGGCTTTATGCAACATGTCGGAATTAGTGTTCCCAGCCAGCATTTGTCTAACAGCAGCCAGATTAGTGGTTCTGGGCAGATACAGCTAATTGGTTCATTTAGTAATCAACCTTCCATGATGACCATTAATAACCTTGATGGATCTCAGATTATACTGAAAGGCAATGGTCAACAAACACCTGCAAACATGAGTAGTGGCCTGTTGGTTCATAGACAAACTCCAAATGGTAACTCACTGTTTGGTAACTCAAATTCAAGTCCAGTAGCACAACCTGTAACTGTTCCATTTAACAGCACAAATTTTCAGACGTCATTGCCTGTCCATAATATCATCATTCAGAGGGGTTTGGCACCAAACTCTAACAAAGTTCCCATTAATATCCAACCAAAGCCTATCCAGATGGGTCAGCAGACTGCTTACAATGTGAATAACTTGGGAATACAGCAACATCACGTACAGCAAGGGATTCCGTTTGCTTCTGCAAACTCACCTCAGAGTTCAGTAGTTGGTCCTCACATGTCTGTTAATATTGTTAAtcaacaaaatacaagaaaatcagTTACACCTCAGACAGTTAGCAATGCTGGAGGTAGTATTGTTATCCATTCTCCTATGGGACAGCCTCATGCACCTCAAAACCAGTTTCTCATACCTACAAGTTTGTCTGTTAATTCTAATTCAGTTCATCATGTCCAGGCCATAAATGGGCAACTTCTTCAGACTCAGCCTTCCCAGCTGGTTCCTAGCCAAGTGTCTGCTGAGCATGTAATGCTCAACAGGAACTCTACAAACATGCTAAGAGCCAACCAGTCGTATTCAGGACAGATGCTGAATAATCAGAACACAGCTGTTCAGCTTGTTTCTGGCCAGACATTCACAGCTCCTGGAAACCAAGTTATAGTAAATCACGGAACTTCACAAATTGTTGGTGGACAGGTGCCACTGCAGCAGGCGTCACCAACGGTGTTGCATTTGTCACCCAGTCAAGCTAATGTTTCTCAAGGTAGATCGGGTTTTACTACGATGTCACCTGGGCAGTCTACAGTCTCGAATATGTCAGCTTCTAATCGATTTGCTGTCGCAAGTTCCTCTGGTTCAGTACATCCTAGCTTGGGACCATCAGTTCAGTCTGTCGCACCAGGAGGAAACTTTACTGGAGATCAGCTCACGCAGAACAGAACTCAAGTTCCTGTCAGTGCATCGCATCGTCTTCCAGCATCCTCTTCCAAATCTATCAGCACCTTTAGTCACACGTCAGTTGGAGTAACACAACAACAGTTCGCCTTTGGTCAG AAAAAAGCTATGACCCAGACATCACCAGTTTCTGCATCGAAGACACAGGATAATTTGAGACAGCCTCAGCTAACAAGTCTTCTGAGCAACACACTATCAG GACAGGACTCTGGAGGAAAAATCATACAGCAATCTCTAGGAACTGTACAGCCACAAGAAAAAGTAATAGGATCATCATCAGTTCAACAGAGTATACAG GTGGATGGTCATTTAGTTGGACAGAAAAGGCCTGCTGCTAAACAGTTAACTAAAGGAGCTTT TATTCTACAGCAATTACAGAAGGATCAAGTGCATGCTGTGACACCAGATAAAAGTCGGTTCAGATCATTAAATGATGCAGTTCAGAGACTCCTTTCATACCATGTGTGCCAGGGatcactgccaacagaggaagaCTTAAGAAAag TGGACAGTGAATTTGAATCTGTAGCTACACAGCTTCTGAAGAGGACACAGGCTATGCTGAACAAATACAGATGTTTGCTTATAGAAGATGCAATG cGGATAAATCCCTCTGCAGAAATGGTTATGATTGATAGGATGTTTAACCAGGAGGAAAGGGCATCTCTGACCCGGGATAAGCGTCTTGCACTAGTGGATCCTG ATGGTTATCAGGCCGATTTTTGTTGTTCTGCCAAACAATTTGATAAAACAGCTGAAGAAGCACAGTCTGGCAAAAGTGACCATCAGTCTAGCAAAACATTACCTTCTCGAAGTCAGACTACCAAAACCCAAGCCAGAGACCGACCAAAATCCAGCTCAGCAGAGTCCACAAATCACAGTAAACTTCCTCTAGTGCCTAACAACATTCTGACACCACAAGAAGGAGTAGCTTCTACTAAAAAATCAGAGAGCCTCGCTAAAGCTTTAAAGTTTGAAAAAGCTAATTGTTCTTCTGAGAGCCAATATGTggctctttctgaagaaaagatggCTGGGAAAGATCTTGCCAAGTCCACTGAGAATTCTTCGAGTTCTGAAGACTTGTCAAAAACTGTGTCAAGAGGCGGTCATGGAACACACAATAAAATATCAAGGAACACAGTTCAGTCTTTCTCAAAGGTAACGTGTAATAATTCCCTCCAAGACAAAACTCTGAGGAGCTCTCCAAAGAATGAGGTTTTACATCCTGATAACAGGAAAGGCTCTGGTGAACCCCAGCAAGACTTACTGCTCAGTAAGAGTTtagaaactacatttaaaaacatcttggaacttaaaaaagctgggagggagccACAAAACGAGGCGACAAGTAGCGGTTCGGTTGAATTAGAATTTCCTAATTTTTCACCTATTGCTTCACAGGAAAACTGCCTGGAAAAATTTATTCCAGACCACAGTGAAGGCGTTGTAGAAACTGACTCTATTTTAGAAGCAGCTGTAAATAGTATCTTAGAGTGTTAA